A single window of Bacteroidota bacterium DNA harbors:
- a CDS encoding oligosaccharide flippase family protein, whose product MLSKHLISSVLTQVPVFILGVLSGVFSTRILGDEGKGVFSLFQANAQLFVLVFSLGIQTGIVYFISSKKINERYVIGMAISVFGVCSLLLIGLLIISSLTDAGSFFLPEGYTSPVYLMALFIMFLLSFLNSILGAVFQAHSKFNTINFIALTNSIINVLAFTSLFFMFESETKSAIERFNTILGITISVLLINSLLWLYNYSRNIALKPDFNFDFKNQFKTFISYNTSIYIGMFINFFNYRLDLWIVNHYLNDKELSYYSLAANINQIILFLAVTIASVMLPNLSGKSETERTETFIKVSRLCFALFFLITFIGYLLSAWIIPFMYGSEFESTVIPFQVILPGMLFSCITQVFSIYVVSSNRNIYNITACSIGLIFTLILDLWLIPQLGIYGAAIATTLSYFAIFVVTYLFVINHTKKRTLNLFIPLPGDVRQVIHLLSSRTK is encoded by the coding sequence ATGCTAAGTAAACATCTTATCTCATCCGTCCTAACGCAAGTTCCTGTGTTTATTTTGGGCGTACTAAGTGGGGTTTTTTCTACACGAATTTTAGGCGATGAAGGCAAGGGTGTGTTTTCACTTTTTCAGGCCAACGCTCAGCTATTTGTTTTGGTTTTTTCACTGGGCATACAAACAGGTATTGTTTATTTCATTTCATCGAAAAAAATTAATGAGAGGTATGTTATAGGCATGGCGATATCGGTTTTTGGTGTATGCTCATTATTATTAATTGGCCTTCTTATCATAAGTAGTTTAACTGATGCGGGTAGTTTTTTTCTACCGGAAGGCTATACCTCACCTGTTTATTTAATGGCTTTGTTTATAATGTTTCTATTATCCTTTCTTAACAGCATACTTGGTGCTGTTTTCCAGGCACATTCCAAATTCAACACAATCAACTTTATAGCATTAACGAATAGTATCATTAACGTGTTAGCCTTCACATCTTTGTTCTTTATGTTCGAATCTGAAACGAAATCTGCAATTGAAAGGTTTAATACAATCCTAGGCATAACAATATCCGTATTGTTGATTAACTCACTTTTATGGTTATATAATTATAGTAGAAACATTGCTCTTAAACCTGATTTTAATTTTGATTTTAAAAATCAATTTAAAACATTCATAAGTTATAACACCTCCATTTATATAGGCATGTTTATTAATTTTTTTAATTACCGCCTCGATTTGTGGATTGTAAATCATTATTTGAATGATAAAGAGCTTAGTTATTACTCACTTGCTGCCAATATTAATCAAATCATTTTATTTTTGGCGGTTACAATAGCGTCTGTTATGCTTCCCAACCTTTCCGGTAAAAGCGAGACTGAAAGAACGGAAACCTTTATCAAAGTAAGCCGTTTGTGTTTTGCCTTATTCTTCCTGATTACATTTATAGGGTATTTGCTTTCGGCATGGATAATTCCATTTATGTATGGCTCTGAATTTGAAAGTACTGTGATACCTTTTCAGGTTATCTTGCCGGGCATGTTATTTTCCTGTATTACACAGGTATTCTCTATATATGTTGTTTCATCCAACCGTAACATTTATAATATAACTGCCTGTTCTATTGGCTTAATATTTACATTAATACTCGACTTATGGTTAATTCCACAACTTGGAATCTATGGGGCTGCTATTGCAACAACATTGAGTTACTTCGCTATATTTGTAGTAACATATTTATTTGTGATTAATCACACTAAAAAAAGAACGCTCAATTTATTTATACCGTTACCGGGCGATGTTCGTCAGGTTATACACCTACTATCCTCCAGAACTAAATGA